CAGGCATATTTTTGTCTTCAGGGTGCGGCATTGTCAGTAATTTACTATGATAGCAATAACCAGATCATTAAACTGTGTCTGCAGAGAGCATGGAAAAATACATCTGCCCTTTACGTGACCATGTTTCAAAGAATATATTAGACTTTCTAAATCAAATACTCTTACTATTTTTAGTCCAGTTTCCCACAGGTGAGTTTGGTATTTTAGTTACATACACAGTGACATTCCTTCAGAAAGTGAAGGCTACCAAGACCCACAGGGCTGTTCTGTAGAGTTAAGTAAGGGTGGTGGTGACAGGGAGCtgttattctgattttatttagcTATTCAGATGGTTCTTTAATGCATGACATTAAAATACTCGTCAGCCTGGGAGCAGAATAAAGTTTTGTCATAGGTTAAAAAACTAGTTTTAAGACAGGAAGCAGGAATCATAATGGGCATGTCTATCAGTGGAGGTCAGTGAGCAGGCTATTATAAGACCCTGGGATTTAATGTCTTATAAATGATACGGTGGAGTGACTTCATAATGGAATAcccagtttgtgtgtgtgtgtgtgtttgaggggGGTTTGTTAGCACAGAGGAGGGGCGGAGTACACAGGGAGTAGAATAGGAAACAGCCTATTTGGCACCTGCTTCCAaacaccagggtcctgggatattAGAATGATGTGTGTGTGCACCGGAGAACCAAGCCCTTCCACACCCGGGCGCTGGGAGGGTTCATGCCCTAGGGACTTCTCTAGAGCCTTGGCTTCGAGTGCAAGTGATTGCAGTGCACCCTCTCTCCAGTGAACAGGATGCATCTCAAtacttgctctcttctttcagaTCGACGACCCCACCAGCCCCCTCGAGGAGGTGATTGATGAAGCTGATGCCATCACTTCTGTGAGTGGCCTGGGAAGCAAGCAAGCCCTGAGTACAGATTACCTGGACTCTGATTACCAAAGAGGACAGCTGTACCCGTTCTCCCTTAGCAAGGATGTCGAAGTGGCCACGTTCGCTCTCACAAATGCAGCTCCGATGGCCCCATCCTTCCGGGAGCGGTGGTACCTGAATCTCAACAGCCTGATGGAGCGGGCCCTGACCCCGCAGTGTGGCAGCGGGGCAGACCTGTATATCCTCACAGGCGCTGTGCCCTCAGACCGCAGACTAAAGGACAGAGTGACCATCCCTGCGTTTGTCTGGCTGGCAGCCTGCTGCGCCGCGCCCGGGGGCGGCTGGGCCATGGGCTTTGTCCAGCACGCCCGGGACGGTGACGTCATAGAGGACGTGATGGTGAGAGAGCTCGAGAAGCTGCTTCCGTTCAACCCCCAGCTCTTCCGGGACAACTGTGGCGAAACCGAAcaggacacagagagaatgaaaaaaatcctGGAAGTGGTTAACCAAGTCCAGGATGAAGAGCGAACGGTACAGGCGAAAGAGGGCACTCGTCCCCTCTCCAGCACCAAGGACCAGGGGTCAGCTCTGCTACCTCCAGAGCCATCTGAGGAGAGGAGGAGCTTTTTGGGCAAGTTGAGGAGCTTCCTCGCCACCCCCGTCATCAGGCTTTTCCAGTTACTTTATTACGCTGCCATAGGCATCCTGAAGAACGTTATATATGTCCTGTGGTTTGTTACCAAGCAGGTGTTTAACGGCATAGAAAGTTGCCTTTACCGCTTGGGTTCAGCCACCATCTCATACTTCTTGGCCATTGGGGAAGAGTTGGCGAGCATTCCCTGGAAGGTACTCAAAGTCATGGTCAAAATCATCAGGGCCATTCTCCGGATCCTTTGTTGTCTGCTGAAGGCCATTTGCCGCGTTCTGGGCATTCCGGTCCGAGTCCTCGTGGACGTGGCCACTTTCCCCGTGCACACCATAAGCGCGGTTCCAATTGTGTGCAAGGACATTGCAGTGGGCCTTGGTGGCACCATCTCTCTGCTCTTTGATGCTGCTTTTGGCACTATGGGTAGCCTGTTTCAGGTTATTTTTAGTATCTGCAAGAGGATTGGCTACAGGGTTACTTTTGACAATTCGGGGGAGTTATAGAACTCAAAAAAACTAGGAGGGTCCAGTTAcagtgaatttgatttttttttttttaaatagagaaagcTGGAATATTTTGTCTTTACAATGGGTTTCTGTTCGCTGTCAATTACCATTATATCTTGGCCTTTGGTAGGGGTATTTGCATGTTTTTGCAAAAGAAGATGGTATAATTTAGACTTGAGCAAAGAGGGATGTTGAGAGTGGGATTATGTGTAGGTCATCTGTGGGATATGGGCAAACTTCCAAACCATTAGAATCTTTCTTCACTTTGCTACTAGATGGACTGCCTGAGATACTCTGGTGTTCATTTGTGATAACTAGGAATTACAGAGAAGGGAAGAATTAAGAAGAAGACAACCTTAATCCAAAGAGTTTCAGAGAGAATGGGAAAGGAATCTTGTTTCTGTTATGAGATGTAAGGCAAGACCTATATAAATGCTGTTGGTCGAttcgttttcatttgtttctctttctctccaactCATCTGACCTTGGTGAAGTGCAGACATGCTTCCCTGTTGAAATAACTTTCTTAGGGATAAAGAATTTGCTAATATCCCTGAGCTTTCCATGGCTTCCAAGGACCTATAAGGttgcttgggttttttgttttttgttttttttcctcccaagatGAATTttgctgcatttttcttttaggtaatgataagcattttgttttaaatgtggcATAACAAAGTTTGAATGCCAGGGCAAATTGTTTGCCCTTTGAACAGTGTAGCACAGTCCTCTCAGGTATAAAGAAGAGATTGCAAGGGTCAGAGCCCTGCTCTGAGTAGGTGTTGTAGGTCTGAGAACATCCTTAGCTAAGCTTGGATTAACTTGATGTATATTAAATCTCTGGCTGACAAGAATGAACTCAGACTGACATGTTAGCTAATATGAAAATTTGTACCCTCCAACATTCTAGATCAGTCTTTGTTTTGCTTCAGACAAGTACCCATTACAGTAAAATCTTTGACCTCTGTCCTTAAATGATTGTTTTGGTATGAATGTATACAGAagagccacaaaagaaaaaaaactattctagccatctcagaaaaaaaatccatatccatatatgtttatataggCATAAACTTGATTAAGAATCACCATGTCTTAGGAAATTACTTTTATAGTGTGTTTGAGGTTAGAAAGCATAACTCTCCCATTAATGCAAGTTTGATTTGAGAGCTAACCCCCATTTTTCtgatcaatttattttaaatcttgccCCGAAAGAGAAAGCAGTATCTTCCAAACTTTGTTCCACCTTCCACAGCTGAGATGGAATCATCTGGATTTTTCTGAGTGTCCTCAAGAGTTGCCGTGAGGTAGAAATGGGCCACATGTAAAATACTGTCCTTGGGGGGGGTAGAGTACCATTCATCTGAAAGTTAGTTGTAAATACCTGGGATCCAGAAAGGCAACAAGGAGAGAATAATGGAGAGAAATAATACTTCCAGTGGGTTGGTAGACAAGAAATGTGAGTGTAGTGAGTTCCATGTtgcagaaaaataattgaattgcACCCAAAGTAGAAGGTCAATTGGTGAGACAATATTGGGGATTATGAACACCAGACTGGTCCATGGTAGGGGATATGCACTAGATTTATCCAAGAATCCTAAGCCGTCTTTTAGCAACGCTTCTGTTTGTGAGTGAGACCCTGTAGTGGGCCTTCCCTTCATCTCAGCAGCGTGGAGGTTCACAGAAGGGTGAGGGTTTGCCTTGGTACTGAGGGGTCAAGAGTCCTGTTGgatgaaaggaagagaatcttcgAAGCAACCAGAGAGATGGTCTGGCCAAACCCTcaactgatgaagaaactgaggcacagggaggcacCAGTCTTGCCTTTAGTTTCTTTGCTGGCTCATGGCAGATCAGGAGCCAAGGTCTTTTGCACCTGTCCCATCACACCTGGGATGTCAGATAATGTGGTGTGTGCGTTACTACTCAGCTGCCTCCTTGGGTTTTCTCCATCGTCCATCAAACAGAGTCTAGCCCTGACTCCTCAATTGGATGGATTGAGCCCAAGTGATGAAACCATTAGCCATCCGTGCACAGCGTCATGCTTCCTGCCCCCCACAGAATCTTTGTTCCCTCACAGTATGTATTTTCGTGCTGataggcccagagagggcatcCACGGCAGCTTGAACCCCTTGGCGCCATGCAAGGAACAGGGCATCCAAACTGCTTCTCGAGAGCCACTTGGAAATGCCTTCTTTTTCACTTCGAGTtgtttagtgttttatttatttattcttgtgtGGCCTTTTGTGAAATCTGGGAAGGGGTAATAAAGCAAGATAGATCCTTAAGGCGAGGTGGCTGAGCCCATCCGCTCTGGACCAGTAGGGTTAGTTGAGCCTGATTTACTGGAACTGGCTCCAGCAGGTGGCTGgactgctcccccctccccataaGCTACTTTCACTTTGAGGTGACAATTTGGACTGATGAACACTGTCTGTAGCTTGAAGATTTTTCTGTGGCTCTGTTATGTTCTCAGGCCCTGGGGAGGTCAACTGTTCATTATTATGGAGCTAATTTCTAGTCTGTGGATGAGCCATGCCTTTGGACACTCCTCTTTTCCATTGTGCCTTTTGAATGTTGGCTTCTCACTCACCATCAGCACTTCCACCTAAACGCAGACTAGGGAGTTGGGAGAAAGACCTAGAATGAAGCACTcgtcattcattcagtcattcatctgTCAAACATGTATTTGAACATCGAGGTTGCAGAGGTCAGCAATATGTGGATCCCGTCCTGGAGGAGTTCAGAAATCTAGTGGGGCGAACACACGGTGCAGTTGAAAGCTGAAACACAGCATGGTGAGCGCTGCAAGAACAATCCTAGCAGCGTGCTCCCTGGAGCACGGGAAGAAAGCCCGCAAAACCATGGAAATGAGGGAAGCCTTTACAGAGGGTGTGACGGAAGTCAACTTGACATTTTCAGGCTATGTACAATGCTGTGCACCTTGCAATGCTCAATAAAGTAATCGTTGACAACTCATTAGCATTCCGTCTATCCATCTATATCATCCTATCTATATTATTAACCACAAAATATCTAAACGGGGAGAATCCTAATGGTTGAAATGAGCTTTGGGGATTATCTgtgattcttattttttcccattttcttctttatccaccTCGACTCAAGCAGTTTTCTGCTCACATCtaggtttgtttttaataaatgttttttggggcacctaggtggctcagtgggttaagcgtctgccttcagctcaggtcatgatctcagggtcctgggctcagccgggagtctgcttctccatctgcccctccccctgctcgtgcatgcttacgctctctctttctctctctcaaataaatgaaatctttaaaaaaaatgtttttggaatcGTACGAGAAGATTAGGTCAGTGAAAGAGGCCTTAGAACAACTGTTCAATGTTCTTTCCTCTGAAAAGCTGTTTGAGACACCAGATATTTGTGATATGTCCTCCATAAATAAGCACCAAAGGCTTCTTCCTTCACTGATTCTGAATCacatagaaaattataaagacacttatttattggtttattcaTTAGGAACCCCCCACAATGTGGGAAATAAGTAGCAGTCTCTAAGGTGAACCGGTCTTCTCTGTGGCCTTTGTAGGGCGCCCCATCTGGGGTGCAGGCAATTCTTGACTGTCTTCCAATGGGGCAGGATCTTAGGTGTGATTCTGTGTCTTCTTCAGCATTTCACCTAAGCTCACTACATAATACGTGTGTTTCAAAATGTTACACCAGGAGCCATACAGCATGGACTGCTTAACTTTCATGGGTTTTCAAGACTTCTCCCCGTCTCTTTCTGTAGGTATTTTCCCCCAGATCGTGGCTTGCTTTCTAATAACTACACTCCAAACCAATTATTGTTAAGCTTAAATTTCAACAAAGAAAGCCCTCATGACCATCGCCATCGTTGGCTGTGTTCGGTGTATAGGAGTCCACAGTGAGACGCTCTGGGGAGGTGGGTCAAGGTCACTTCTGGAGGGAGTCTAGCCTAGTGGTTGAGCCCACGCTCTGGAGTCAAAATCACTTAGACTCAAGCCCTATAATTTTATGTGATTCAGAATCCATGAAGGAATCCTAAATGGCCTCACCATTTAATGACTATGTGGAATTGGGCAAGTTACCATCCAaatcctcagcttcctcatctgtgaaatggggctaattATTAGTACCAACCTCAGAAGGTTGTTATGGGAATTCAATGAGTTAATGAAGATAATGAAGATTCTTTACATGGCtgtcatatggtaagtgctcagtaaaggtTAATTCTTGTTGATATAGCTATTGTTGGTAATAACCCATGCATCTTGGATGAAATTAGCCGGAAGTTGCTGGAAGTTGCCTTAGAGGTCAGGATAGTTCTAGATCAGAGCTGGAAAGGCTGGAGTTAAAGTACAGTCTGGGAGTTGAACAGAAGTGAAGGAGTCCAGAGCCTCATCAGTGGTGTCAGAGTATCTGAAGAAGGAGATGAGGGATGGACCAGGACCTGGCAAGTTGCCAGCACTATTCAGGAAGCAGGGcatgagcatttcttttttttaattattatgttattttaattaccatacattacatcattagtttttgatgtagtgttccataattcattgtttgcgtataacacccagtgctccgtgcagtacgtgccctctttaatacccatcactaggctaacccatccccccatgccacTTTtgtctggaaccctcagtttgtttctcagagtccatagtctttcgtggttcgtctccccctccgatttcctcccccgcttcatttttcccttcctgctatcttcttcttcttcttcttttttttttaacatataatgtattatttgtttcagaggtacaggtctgtgattcaacagtcttacacaattcacagcactcaccatagcacaaaccctccccaatgtctatcacccagccatcccattcctctcacaccccaccactccagcaaccctcagtttgtttcctgagattaagaattcctcatatcagtgaggtcatatgatacatgcctttctctgattgacttatttcgctcagcataataccctccagttccatccacgtcattgcaaatggcaagatttcattccttttgatggctacataatattccattgtatatatatatatccattcatctgttgatggacgtcttggctctttccatagtttggctattgtggacattgctgctataaacattggggtgcacataccccttcggatccctacatttgtatctttggggtaaatacctagtagtgccattgctgggtcgtacgatagatctattttcaactttttgaggaacctccatactattttccggagtggctgcaccagcttgcattcccaccaacagtgtaggagggttcccctttctccacatccccgccaacatgttaattttagccattctgactggtgtgaggtgatatctcattgaggttttgatttggatttccctgatgctgagggatgttgagcactttttcatgtgtctgttggccatttggatgtcttctttggaaaaatgtctgttcgtgtcttctgccatttcttgattggatcacttgttctttgggtgttgagtttaataagttctttatagattttggatattagccctttatctgatatatcatttgcaaatatcttctcccattctgtcggttgtcttttggttttgttgactgtttcttttgctgtgcaaaagctttttatcttgatgaagtcccaatagttcatttttgcccttgcttcccttgcctttggcgatgttcctaggaagaagttgctgcggctgaggtcgaagaggttactgcctgtgttctcctttaggattttgatgaactcctgtctcacacttaggtctttcacccattttgagtctatttttgtgtgtggtgtaaggaaatggtccagtttcattcttctgcatgtggctgtccaattttcccaacaccatttgttgaagagactgtcttttttccattggacattctttcctgctttgttgaagattagttgaccatagagttgaggggccatttctgggctctctattctgttccattgatctatgtgtctgtttttgtgccagtaccatactgtctcaatgatgacagctttgtaatagagctggaagtccggaattgtgatgccaccagctttgctttttcaacattcctctgactactcagggtcttttctggctccatacaaatttgaggattatttgtggCATGAGCATTTCTGGTCGCTGGAGGAGAGGAGTTTTCCCTCCAGGCCCCTTCCTTGATGAGTCCACAGTTTTATAACAGACTCAGCTTCCCAAGAACATGTTATTGGAAGAGAGGTAACTAGACAGAGAGTATGTACATTTTAGTGGCTGGAAAGGATGATGGCCCTTACTGCAAA
Above is a genomic segment from Halichoerus grypus chromosome 11, mHalGry1.hap1.1, whole genome shotgun sequence containing:
- the ENDOD1 gene encoding endonuclease domain-containing 1 protein, yielding MRPARCLALGSLLALAGLLEGRLVGEEEAGFGECDRFFYAGTPPAGLAAEAHVKVCQRFEGAERFATLYSRRDRIPVYSAFRAARPAAAGAQPRWLVEPQIDDPTSPLEEVIDEADAITSVSGLGSKQALSTDYLDSDYQRGQLYPFSLSKDVEVATFALTNAAPMAPSFRERWYLNLNSLMERALTPQCGSGADLYILTGAVPSDRRLKDRVTIPAFVWLAACCAAPGGGWAMGFVQHARDGDVIEDVMVRELEKLLPFNPQLFRDNCGETEQDTERMKKILEVVNQVQDEERTVQAKEGTRPLSSTKDQGSALLPPEPSEERRSFLGKLRSFLATPVIRLFQLLYYAAIGILKNVIYVLWFVTKQVFNGIESCLYRLGSATISYFLAIGEELASIPWKVLKVMVKIIRAILRILCCLLKAICRVLGIPVRVLVDVATFPVHTISAVPIVCKDIAVGLGGTISLLFDAAFGTMGSLFQVIFSICKRIGYRVTFDNSGEL